Proteins from a single region of Psilocybe cubensis strain MGC-MH-2018 chromosome 3, whole genome shotgun sequence:
- a CDS encoding Serine/threonine-protein kinase oca2, with the protein MSLSIERALTAVSLIAITMASPILAQSPSPSPEPESGLQPSPRRSCSPSRESSTSTRSSRFRFVRKPSFMHDHNQSPEPTKHHHHGPLHDLKRFLNHHIPHPSHPPHSNPQSPASPPARPRGNSVQEPSSPVAHRSPKPVKQSKDRTPSPTPSGSPRSEFVPPHHHQHPITSLHDATQAHLSKKYGKWGRVLGSGAGGTVRLIKGKNGGHVYAVKEFRPKRPGETEKEYQKKVTAEFCVGSTLKHPNIIETVDIVFDHGHYYEVMEFAPFDLFSVVMSGKMCRPEIYCVFRQICDGVEYLHEMGLAHRDLKLDNCVMTSENVVKLIDFGTATVFHYPGKNHTPATGIVGSDPYLAPEVLNGEAYDPRKTDVWSLAIIFLCMVLRRFPWKIPDPKTDPSFKAFVNAHPDLSVKPPPRVAKQQQLLLADNRKLSPARGSTLPPNVHSNHVRAPKERSSTTVPEQLESSSNSSETTSILTDSSGSDSQSTAITDPPSRFVSGTAGAINPNDLSKRQTHLLDTLENVQHLNSQSTTTLPNLGFFSQVPSESPEDPSVLKFARPGNSTESLPLSPYLNCDMLTPRGAPASMNFPARPILASRAASDGHLTLTSTDTTANAPPSLADIQDGEEDLTPLAQVPATPGVVPPTPISPPASESTPTPENNRGKTSSTAMVQPPKRQRQRSDSVATFHGGGSESIFRLLPRETRPALRRMLFVEPASRCTLTDLLKGKGKTSGLLCGCLVGEEKLLSTGTGNDGNSGHCIDHDEHDAADEDDGDEWLKGIEPCSAAGVVPKHVHIKVAVDEKQTKRKFF; encoded by the exons ATGTCCTTGTCCATTGAGCGCGCTCTCACCGCTGTTTCTCTCATCGCTATCACCATGGCCTCTCCAATTCTTGCTCagtctccctctccttctccagaGCCAGAGTCAGGTCTCCAG CCATCTCCCCGCCGAAGCTGTTCGCCGAGTCGCGAGTCAAGCACCTCCACCCGTTCCTCTCGTTTCCGCTTTGTCAGGAAACCCTCCTTCATGCACGACCACAACCAGAGCCCAGAGCCCACAaagcaccaccaccacgggCCTCTTCACGACCTCAAGCGTTTCCTCAACCACCATATACCCCATCCAAGCCACCCACCACACTCAAATCCACAGTCTCCAGCTTCTCCCCCAGCCAGGCCTCGCGGAAACTCTGTTCAGGAGCCCTCTTCTCCAGTTGCACACCGCTCACCTAAACCTGTCAAGCAGAGCAAGGACCGAACGCCCTCACCCACGCCCTCGGGTTCCCCCCGTTCAGAGTTTGTGCCCCCACACCACCATCAGCATCCCATCACTTCCCTCCATGATGCAACTCAGGCCCATCTCTCCAAAAAGTACGGCAAGTGGGGTAGGGTTCTAGGCAGTGGTGCAGGTGGCACAGTTCGTCTTATCAAGGGCAAGAACGGCGGCCACGTCTATGCAGTCAAGGAGTTCCGCCCAAAGCGTCCAGGCGAGACAGAAAAGGAGTATCAGAAAAAAGTCACCGCTGAATTCTGCGTCGGTTCGACCCTCAAGCATCCCAATATTATAGAGACTGTCGATATCGTCTTTGACCATGGCCACTATTATGag GTCATGGAATTCGCTCCTTTTGATCTCTTTTCGGTCGTCATGTCTGGCAAAATGTGTCGTCCAGAGATCTATTGCGTCTTTCGCCAGATATGCGACGGTGTAGAGTACCTCCACGAAATGGGTCTCGCCCACAGGGACCTCAAACTCGATAATTGCGTCATGACCTCTGAAAACGTCGTCAAACTTATCGATTTCGGTACCGCCACCGTCTTTCACTATCCGGGCAAAAACCACACCCCTGCCACTGGTATCGTTGGCAGTGATCCCTATCTCGCTCCAGAGGTCCTTAACGGTGAGGCTTATGACCCAAGAAAAACAGATGTATGGAGTCTCGCCATCATCTTTCTCTGTATGGTCCTGCGCAGATTTCCTTGGAAAATTCCTGATCCAAAGACCGACCCAAGTTTCAAGGCCTTCGTGAATGCTCATCCTGATCTGTCTGTCAAGCCTCCCCCAAGAGTTGCCAAGCAGCAACAGCTCCTTTTGGCTGATAATCGCAAGCTTTCCCCCGCACGAGGCTCTACTCTCCCTCCTAATGTACATTCTAATCATGTTAGAGCCCCCAAGGAGCGCAGCTCAACCACCGTCCCAGAGCAGCTAGAGTCTTCCAGCAATTCCTCAGAGACTACTTCCATACTTACAGACTCGTCCGGATCAGATTCCCAGTCTACTGCCATCACGGATCCCCCATCGCGATTCGTTAGTGGGACTGCAGGTGCCATTAATCCAAATGATCTCTCAAAGAGGCAGACCCACCTCTTGGACACGCTTGAGAACGTACAGCATCTCAACTCGCAGAGCACAACCACCCTCCCCAACCTCGGATTCTTTAGTCAAGTCCCATCAGAGAGCCCAGAGGATCCCTCGGTGCTCAAGTTTGCCAGGCCAGGAAACTCTACAGAGTCCCTCCCACTGAGCCCGTATCTCAATTGTGATATGCTGACCCCACGCGGTGCGCCCGCATCCATGAATTTCCCCGCTCGCCCCATCCTCGCCTCGCGCGCTGCGTCGGATGGTCATCTGACGCTCACCAGCACGGATACCACCGCAAACGCTCCACCTAGTCTAGCGGACATCCAGGATGGAGAGGAGGATCTAACGCCGCTTGCGCAGGTCCCCGCAACACCGGGCGTGGTCCCGCCCACACCGATCAGTCCGCCAGCCTCGGAGAGTACGCCCACGCCGGAAAATAACCGCGGCAAGACAAGCTCGACGGCGATGGTACAGCCGCCGAAGCGGCAGCGACAGCGCTCGGACAGCGTTGCGACGTTCCATGGAGGAGGGTCCGAGTCGATATTTAGACTGCTCCCACGCGAGACGCGGCCGGCGCTGCGCCGCATGCTGTTCGTTGAGCCGGCCTCGCGGTGCACGCTCACAGATTTGCTCAAGGGTAAGGGCAAGACGAGCGGGTTGTTGTGTGGGTGTCTGGTAGGCGAGGAAAAACTGTTGAGCACGGGAACGGGGAACGATGGGAACTCGGGGCATTGTATCGACCATGATGAGCACGATGCTgcggacgaggacgatggaGATGAGTGGTTGAAGGGGATTGAGCCATGTTCGGCGGCAGGCGTTGTACCCAAGCATGTACATATCAAGGTGGCCGTAGACGAGAAGCAGACGAAGCGCAAATTTTTCTAG